AGGGTCCCCGCGACGAATCGCAGGAAGAGATCCGGATCGAGCCCGTAGACCTTGTCGCCCAGGATCGGATGCCCGGCATGCCTCAGGTGGACGCGGATCTGATGCAGGCGCCCCGTGTAGGGGATGGCCGCGACAAGGGAGTGCCGGTTCCCGCTGCGCAGCAGCCTGACGCCGGTCCTCGCCGGCCTGCCGTCGGGTCTGATCACGACGGTCTTGCGCACGCGGGCGAGCGGATCGCGGGCGAGTGGCGCGTCCACGACGAAGCTCCTCTCCCGGGGCGCGCCGTGGACGATGGCCAGGTAGCGCTTGCGCGCTTCGCGATTCTCGAACTGCGACGACAGGGCCGCGGCCGCCTCCCTCCCCTTCGCGAAGAGGATGATCCCGCTCGTCTCCCGGTCCAGCCTGTGGACGATGCGCAGCTCGGTCGCGTCCAGATCCTCCCCTCGCTCGGCGAGGAGCATCATGAGCAGGGTGTTCCTGTAGTACCTCCCTGAGGGATGGACCGGCAGGTGCGCGGGCTTGCAGACCGCCAGGAGCGCCTCGTCCTCGTAGAGGACTCGGTAGGCTCGCGAGACCTTCGGTTCCGGCCGCGGATCGGGGACGTAATCGATTCGGTCGCCGGCCCGCAGCAGGCGGCCCGGGCGAGCGACGGAGTCATTGATGAGGATTCTGCCCGCCCTCACCAGGCGGACCCACCGGCTCCTCGATCGATAGGGGAAGGTCCGTGCGAGGAAGGCGTCGAAGCGCATCCCTTCCTTCGCCGGCGAAACCTCGCAGCGCCCCTGTCTCACCCAGCGGGCGGTCTCGTCTTCGCGTGGCGGCATTCGGTCTACCCTGGAAGCATCCTCGAGTAGAATACCAGAGCGCCCGCCGATCGCGCCGCCGCATCGGAATGAGGGGGGACTCGCCGCGGGGGCCCGGGCCCCGGAGGGGAAGCTCGTGGAGAAGGCAGAGGGGATCGTCGTTCGCGTCGAGGGAAGGAAGTCGCTCGTGCGCGTCGAGGGGCGAGACCGTCCGGCCATGCTGCGAGGCCTGCTGAAGGCGGGGCCGCGCCGCGCAACGCATCCGATCGCGACGGGGGACCGCGTCCTGCTCGATGAGGGAGCCAGGGACGCTCTCGTGATCGATCGGGTTCTTGAGCGGCGGAACCTCCTCGCGCGGAAGGATCCCGGGGACCCCAGGCGCTGCCATGCCCTGGCCGCGAATGTCGATCAACTGATCTGCGTCCAATCCTTCCGCGACCCTCCATTGAACCTCCGCGCCCTGGACCGCTACCTTCTCCTCGCCCGCGCAGCCGGGATCCCCGCGATTGCGGCGCTGAACAAGCTCGACCTGCATGCCGGGGAGCTGCCCGGCGAGATCCGGCACCTCGCCGCAATCGGCGTCCCGGTCCTGCCCATGTCGGCCAGGACCGGACAAGGCGTGCCGGCGCTGGAAGCGCTTCTCAAGGGCCGCCTGAGCGTTCTGGCGGGCCCCTCCGGCGTAGGGAAGAGTTCCCTACTGAACGCTCTCGTGCCCAGGCTGCGCCTGCGGACGCGGCCGGTCAGCCACGCGACATCGAGAGGCGTCCACACCACCGCGCGGGTCGAGTGGTGCGATCTCCCCGGGGGCGGGGCAGTCCTCGACACGCCCGGCCTGCGGTCGATCCAGCCTTGGGGAATCGATGCATCGAATCTCGCCTCGGCCTATCCGGAGTTCGAGGGGCCGGCGTCCGCTTGCCGGTTTCCGGATTGCCGTCACCGAGGCGAGCCCGACTGCGCGGTTCGTGTCGCGGCGCAACAGGGACAGGTCCCCGGGTTCCGGTACGACAGCTACCTGAGAATCCTGGCGAGTCTCGAGGAGGAGAGGCGCGAGGGGCAGGAGAGGGGCGGAGGAGGCTCCCGCTGAGTCGGCCGCCTTTCCTGCCTACCGATGCCAGTCGGTGGTCG
The DNA window shown above is from Candidatus Eisenbacteria bacterium and carries:
- the rsgA gene encoding ribosome small subunit-dependent GTPase A yields the protein MLRGLLKAGPRRATHPIATGDRVLLDEGARDALVIDRVLERRNLLARKDPGDPRRCHALAANVDQLICVQSFRDPPLNLRALDRYLLLARAAGIPAIAALNKLDLHAGELPGEIRHLAAIGVPVLPMSARTGQGVPALEALLKGRLSVLAGPSGVGKSSLLNALVPRLRLRTRPVSHATSRGVHTTARVEWCDLPGGGAVLDTPGLRSIQPWGIDASNLASAYPEFEGPASACRFPDCRHRGEPDCAVRVAAQQGQVPGFRYDSYLRILASLEEERREGQERGGGGSR
- a CDS encoding RluA family pseudouridine synthase: MAGRSRPSTRTSDFLPSTRTTIPSAFSTSFPSGARAPAASPPSFRCGGAIGGRSGILLEDASRVDRMPPREDETARWVRQGRCEVSPAKEGMRFDAFLARTFPYRSRSRWVRLVRAGRILINDSVARPGRLLRAGDRIDYVPDPRPEPKVSRAYRVLYEDEALLAVCKPAHLPVHPSGRYYRNTLLMMLLAERGEDLDATELRIVHRLDRETSGIILFAKGREAAAALSSQFENREARKRYLAIVHGAPRERSFVVDAPLARDPLARVRKTVVIRPDGRPARTGVRLLRSGNRHSLVAAIPYTGRLHQIRVHLRHAGHPILGDKVYGLDPDLFLRFVAGTLSASDRDMLGWPRQALHAWRLAVRHPATGRRLSLRAPVGGAWLRKAASLGLR